In the Telopea speciosissima isolate NSW1024214 ecotype Mountain lineage chromosome 2, Tspe_v1, whole genome shotgun sequence genome, one interval contains:
- the LOC122649915 gene encoding pentatricopeptide repeat-containing protein At3g58590-like → MASEALRISSPIAASLFLFPSSLSRLRSSKHCPDSVSRISFSRRTTTLKFPAGISSIRCSGSPNQTLRTCKNCKTQFDPLLNHPQACRFHTAHFGACARNGDHMEVFDLFKGMQMSKTLPDKYTVMSLLSICSKLNSLALASSVHGFIIKNEVRCCDVFVCNVLIDMYSKCGSFGSAVKVFNQMRERNLISWTALISALGIHGYAHEALKSFREMELLGFKPDKVAFIAVLSACRHGGLVEEGMKLFRCMKQMYGVEPEMDHYECVVDLLSRFGYLQEAGQLISRMPFQPNAIIWRSFLAGCNRFNHTDEQVVGQENKLGPS, encoded by the exons ATGGCTAGCGAGGCCCTGAGAATATCTTCACCAATTGCAGcgtctctcttcctttttccctCCTCGCTCAGTCGCTTGCGTTCTTCCAAACACTGCCCAGATAGTGTTTCGCGAATCAGTTTCTCTCGAAGAACGACGACATTGAAATTTCCCGCTGGAATTTCCTCAATTCGCTGCTCAGGAAGTCCTAACCAAACCTTAAGGACTTGCAAGAACTGCAAAACTCAGTTCGACCCCTTACTCAATCACCCCCAGGCTTGCCGATTTCACACCGCTCATTTCGGTG CTTGTGCTCGCAATGGGGATCACATGGAGGTGTTTGATCTGTTCAAAGGCATGCAAATGTCTAAAACCCTGCCTGACAAGTACACAGTTATGAGCCTCTTAAGCATTTGCTCTAAACTTAATAGTCTGGCTTTAGCAAGTTCTGTTCATGGATTTATCATAAAGAATGAAGTCAGGTGTTGTGATGTATTTGTATGCAATGTACTGATAGACATGTATTCCAAATGTGGTAGCTTTGGGAGTGCTGTGAAAGTCTTCAatcaaatgagagagagaaatttgatCTCGTGGACTGCTCTAATTTCAGCCCTAGGGATTCATGGTTATGCTCATGAGGCTCTCAAAAGTTTCAGAGAAATGGAACTCCTGGGATTCAAGCCTGATAAGGTTGCTTTTATTGCTGTGCTTTCAGCTTGCAGACATGGGGGTTTGGTGGAAGAAGGCATGAAGTTATTTCGATGCATGAAACAGATGTACGGAGTTGAACCCGAGATGGATCACTATGAATGTGTTGTGGACTTGCTGAGTAGATTTGGGTATCTGCAGGAGGCAGGACAACTTATCAGCAGGATGCCTTTCCAGCCAAATGCTATCATCTGGCGTTCTTTCCTTGCTGGTTGCAATAGATTTAACCACACAGACGAACAAGTAGTGGGACAGGAAAACAAGTTGGGACCAAGCTAA